The following coding sequences lie in one Arachis ipaensis cultivar K30076 chromosome B05, Araip1.1, whole genome shotgun sequence genomic window:
- the LOC107643000 gene encoding uncharacterized protein LOC107643000, producing MAVASLYSGRGWCRAEIPVPWSSRSSCNEIRKLLKCEIMGKTERESNILKSVGVVGVGASVLQFVSYLEPALSLPLQLHEPPNALSLPTWAVHVSSVAEWIIAMALVWQYGEKSGHQAWKGLSWGMVPLLGGALCACTWHFFYNSESLEVLVALQAALTVIGNFTMCIAAYRIYKSSSEGSKNF from the exons ATGGCGGTGGCAAGCTTGTACTCAGGAAGAGGTTGGTGTAGAGCGGAAATCCCTGTTCCGTGGAGCTCAAGATCCAGTTGCAATGAAATTAGAAAGCTTTTGAAATGTGAGATAATGGGAAAGACTGAACGTGAAAGCAATATATTGAAATCGGTGGGTGTAGTTGGTGTTGGAGCGAGTGTGTTGCAGTTTGTGAGCTATTTAGAACCCGCGTTGTCTCTGCCGTTGCAGCTCCATGAACCCCCCAACGCCCTCTCTTTGCCCACGTGGGCCGTTCACGTCTCCAGCGTAGCTGAATG GATTATAGCCATGGCTTTGGTCTGGCAATACGGCGAAAAATCCGGTCATCAAGCTTGGAAGGGCCTTTCTTGGGGTATG GTACCTCTTCTTGGTGGAGCACTTTGTGCATGTACATGGCATTTCTTTTATAACTCTGAGTCCCTCGAG GTATTGGTGGCTCTTCAAGCGGCGCTGACCGTTATTGGTAACTTCACAATGTGCATTGCTGCTTACAGGATATACAAATCGTCCAGCGAAGGCTCCAAGAATTTTTGA